A section of the Deinococcus taeanensis genome encodes:
- the lipA gene encoding lipoyl synthase, producing MTQDTTKEPKFIKNGIYRKDSVPVRDKKPEWLKVTIPTGQVFTEVRKIVKEHRLHTVCEEAMCPNIGECWSRGTATFMLMGHICTRACRFCAVDTGNPMGKLDLDEPQSVAESVKLMGLKYVVLTSVDRDDLPDGGAYHFAKTVTAIKKLNPETRVEALTPDFGGNPHCVDLVLDSGVDTYAQNLETVRRLTHPVRDIRADYDQTLKVLAHAKQARPDVITKTSIMLGLGETREELRETMRDCRDADVDVLTFGQYLRPTMHHLPVERYVSPAEFDEIREEAMALGFLEVVSGPLVRSSYKAEQIVMDRPGTLPEHLAHLGETEQLSLI from the coding sequence ATGACCCAGGACACCACCAAGGAACCCAAGTTCATCAAGAACGGCATCTACCGCAAGGACAGCGTCCCGGTGCGCGACAAGAAACCCGAGTGGCTCAAGGTCACCATTCCCACGGGTCAGGTGTTCACGGAAGTTCGCAAGATCGTCAAGGAACACCGCCTGCACACCGTCTGCGAGGAGGCCATGTGCCCCAACATCGGCGAGTGCTGGTCGCGCGGCACAGCCACCTTCATGCTGATGGGCCACATCTGCACCCGCGCCTGCCGTTTCTGCGCCGTGGACACCGGCAATCCCATGGGCAAACTCGACCTGGACGAACCGCAGAGCGTCGCCGAGAGCGTGAAGCTGATGGGCCTGAAGTACGTGGTGCTCACCAGCGTGGACCGCGACGACCTCCCGGACGGCGGCGCGTACCACTTTGCCAAGACCGTCACGGCCATCAAGAAACTCAACCCGGAAACGCGCGTCGAGGCCCTCACCCCCGACTTCGGCGGGAACCCCCACTGCGTGGACCTCGTGCTTGACAGCGGCGTGGACACCTACGCGCAGAACCTCGAAACGGTCCGGCGCCTCACCCATCCCGTCCGCGACATCCGCGCCGACTACGACCAGACCCTGAAGGTCCTCGCACATGCCAAGCAGGCCCGGCCGGACGTCATCACCAAAACGAGCATCATGCTGGGCCTCGGCGAAACCCGCGAGGAACTGCGCGAAACCATGCGCGACTGCCGCGACGCTGACGTTGACGTCCTCACATTCGGACAGTACCTGCGGCCCACCATGCATCACCTGCCTGTGGAACGCTATGTCTCCCCCGCCGAGTTCGACGAGATCCGCGAGGAGGCCATGGCGCTGGGCTTCCTGGAAGTCGTGTCCGGCCCGCTGGTGCGCTCCTCGTACAAGGCCGAGCAGATCGTCATGGACCGCCCTGGCACCCTCCCCGAGCATCTTGCCCACCTGGGTGAGACCGAACAGCTCAGCCTGATCTGA
- a CDS encoding ATP-binding cassette domain-containing protein yields the protein MSAPLVSLKNVDVIAGGRALLRDVTLDVERGAALRLWGPNGGGKTTLLRLLAGQVAPVRGDRRYALGGEVQRSAVRARRTLSVVGPDAEAFYLTREWVQSVQDVLLGALSGERLNLWDATPPDRARVQEVAALTGLEPLLERDVRTLSHGQRRRVMLGAALMPAPELLLLDEFTDGLSGAARADLGTLLERVHAAGVAVVLASHRPEEAPALPWRTLHVSGGTVRIGTPDAEACRAPLPLPDSPRAGGTLVRLTAAKVFRNGHRALGPLSWTWDAGQHWLVTGENGSGKSTLARLIAGELHAALGGRVDRPFLRPDRLSERRAGIGLVSAELGIRQRRDWTGREVIGSAWSGTEGFAPALTAAQATEVARLAETLDLTALLNRPAEVLSQGQLRRLLLARAVAHRPALLILDEGLDFLDAASRTAFLALLPGLVRAGTHVMVIAHRPSDAVAGLTHHLHLHGGEVVWARALPSDSAHLQALP from the coding sequence GTGAGTGCGCCGCTGGTGAGCCTGAAGAACGTGGACGTGATCGCCGGGGGCCGCGCGCTGCTGCGCGACGTGACGCTGGACGTTGAGCGCGGCGCGGCGCTGCGCCTGTGGGGACCCAACGGCGGGGGGAAAACGACGCTGTTGCGGCTGCTGGCCGGTCAGGTGGCCCCGGTGCGGGGGGACCGGCGGTACGCGCTGGGCGGCGAGGTGCAGCGCTCGGCGGTGCGGGCACGGCGCACCCTGAGTGTGGTCGGGCCGGATGCCGAGGCCTTCTACCTGACGCGTGAGTGGGTGCAGAGCGTTCAGGACGTGCTGCTGGGCGCCCTGAGCGGCGAGCGGCTGAACCTGTGGGACGCCACCCCCCCAGACCGGGCGCGGGTGCAGGAGGTCGCGGCCCTCACCGGCCTGGAGCCGCTGCTGGAGCGGGACGTCCGGACACTGAGTCACGGGCAGCGGCGCCGCGTGATGCTGGGCGCCGCCCTGATGCCCGCCCCGGAGCTGCTGCTGCTCGACGAGTTCACAGACGGCCTGAGCGGCGCGGCCCGCGCGGACCTGGGGACGCTGCTGGAAAGGGTGCACGCCGCGGGCGTGGCGGTGGTGCTGGCCTCGCACCGCCCGGAGGAGGCGCCGGCTCTGCCCTGGCGGACCCTGCACGTGTCCGGGGGGACGGTGCGCATCGGGACACCGGACGCGGAAGCGTGCCGCGCTCCGCTGCCCCTGCCGGACTCCCCCCGTGCAGGCGGGACCCTGGTACGCCTCACGGCGGCCAAGGTGTTCCGTAACGGTCACCGCGCGCTGGGTCCCCTGAGCTGGACCTGGGACGCCGGGCAGCACTGGCTGGTGACCGGTGAGAATGGCAGCGGCAAGAGCACCCTGGCGCGCCTGATTGCCGGGGAGCTGCACGCCGCGCTGGGCGGACGGGTGGACCGCCCCTTTCTGCGCCCGGACCGGTTGAGCGAACGGCGCGCCGGCATCGGGCTGGTGAGCGCGGAACTGGGAATCCGGCAGCGGCGGGACTGGACGGGCCGTGAGGTGATCGGCAGCGCCTGGAGCGGCACGGAAGGTTTTGCGCCTGCCCTGACGGCCGCGCAGGCAACCGAGGTGGCACGGCTCGCGGAAACACTGGACCTGACAGCCCTGCTGAACCGGCCCGCGGAGGTGCTTTCACAGGGACAGTTGCGGCGCCTGCTGCTGGCGCGCGCCGTGGCGCACCGGCCCGCACTCCTGATCCTGGATGAGGGCCTGGACTTCCTGGACGCCGCCTCACGCACCGCGTTCCTGGCGCTGCTGCCCGGTCTGGTGCGCGCCGGCACGCACGTGATGGTGATCGCGCACCGCCCGTCGGACGCCGTGGCAGGTCTCACGCATCACCTGCACCTGCACGGCGGTGAGGTGGTGTGGGCGCGCGCGTTGCCGTCAGACTCGGCTCACCTTCAGGCTCTACCCTGA
- the rplS gene encoding 50S ribosomal protein L19, which produces MQHTIKANRGAILRAVEQPHLKADLPEFRPGDTVRVETKVVEGTRTRNQAFEGVVIAINGAGSRKSFTVRKISFGEGVERVFPFNSPLVAKISVLERGKVRRAKLYYLRDLRGKAARIKSDRSRVMKDAARAQAAKNEG; this is translated from the coding sequence ATGCAGCACACCATCAAAGCGAACCGTGGCGCCATCCTGCGCGCCGTCGAGCAGCCCCACCTGAAAGCCGACCTGCCCGAGTTCCGCCCTGGCGATACCGTCCGCGTGGAAACCAAGGTCGTCGAAGGCACCCGCACCCGCAACCAGGCCTTCGAAGGCGTTGTGATCGCCATCAACGGCGCCGGCAGCCGCAAGAGCTTCACCGTTCGCAAGATCTCCTTCGGTGAAGGTGTGGAGCGCGTGTTCCCTTTCAACAGCCCCCTGGTCGCCAAGATCAGCGTCCTCGAGCGTGGTAAGGTCCGCCGCGCCAAGCTGTACTACCTGCGCGACCTGCGCGGCAAGGCGGCCCGCATCAAGAGCGACCGCAGCCGCGTGATGAAAGACGCCGCGCGTGCCCAGGCCGCCAAGAACGAAGGGTAA
- a CDS encoding DUF6174 domain-containing protein produces MPTCSSRPFLRSLLGMLTLSALTPAAHAGGADAPVQGATFGCRPGYVRPDFRALNAQLTQARARWAAQGLRDYRYDLKQIAAPVLFPGTRVTVQAGRVTGVALTPGAQGAHSPLAARTMEARFAEMAATLTAQNAACPLVQQSFDPVLGYPTRFASGLGDAGLADGFGEWRLTSFTPLR; encoded by the coding sequence ATGCCCACCTGCTCCTCCCGCCCGTTCCTGCGTTCCCTGCTGGGCATGCTGACCCTGAGTGCCTTGACGCCTGCCGCTCACGCCGGTGGGGCCGACGCACCTGTACAGGGAGCGACCTTCGGGTGCCGGCCCGGGTACGTCCGCCCGGATTTCCGCGCCCTGAACGCCCAGCTCACCCAAGCCCGCGCCCGCTGGGCGGCGCAGGGCCTGCGCGACTACAGGTACGACCTGAAGCAGATCGCCGCGCCCGTCCTGTTTCCCGGTACCCGCGTGACCGTGCAGGCCGGCCGCGTGACCGGCGTCGCCCTGACACCTGGCGCGCAGGGTGCCCACAGTCCACTTGCCGCCCGGACCATGGAAGCGCGTTTCGCCGAGATGGCCGCCACCCTCACCGCCCAGAATGCCGCCTGCCCCCTGGTGCAGCAGAGCTTCGACCCGGTCCTGGGGTACCCTACCCGCTTCGCGTCTGGCCTGGGAGACGCCGGGCTTGCCGACGGTTTCGGTGAGTGGCGCCTGACCAGCTTCACTCCACTCCGCTGA
- a CDS encoding HAD hydrolase family protein: MILPAHLPTTLPLLMAFDLDGTLIPDAGREVAADTAQALARLKTLGVHLAIITGRDTPPSQVCRAMQPDAVATNNGGRIMVGEDLHSEASFSDADLEAVLAHELPGARVVLFTADTLYVDLPGDMKPEPWMQLRQYRPLTDAPRSGILKAGYYHPQVSDFAGRLRGTHPHLVLTGAQDPYPHFLTVTPEGAHKGAALTLIADRLGIAHDRTVAFGDSDNDEAMLEVAAFGVQVGTLPLLARHASAQVPEQARLGEFLHAWADRLQAAAPA, encoded by the coding sequence GTGATCCTGCCCGCACACCTGCCCACCACCCTGCCGCTCCTGATGGCCTTTGACCTCGACGGCACCCTCATTCCCGACGCCGGCCGTGAGGTGGCTGCCGACACAGCGCAGGCCCTGGCGCGCCTGAAAACACTGGGCGTGCACCTGGCGATCATCACCGGGCGGGACACGCCGCCCTCCCAGGTCTGCCGGGCGATGCAGCCCGACGCGGTCGCCACGAACAACGGCGGCCGCATCATGGTGGGAGAGGACCTGCACAGCGAAGCCAGTTTCAGTGACGCTGACCTGGAAGCCGTGCTGGCCCACGAACTGCCCGGCGCGCGCGTGGTGCTGTTCACCGCCGACACCCTGTACGTGGACCTGCCCGGCGACATGAAGCCCGAACCGTGGATGCAGCTGCGCCAGTACCGGCCCCTGACAGACGCGCCCCGCAGCGGCATCCTGAAAGCCGGGTACTACCACCCGCAGGTGTCGGATTTCGCCGGGCGACTGCGGGGCACACACCCGCACCTTGTGCTGACCGGCGCGCAGGACCCGTACCCGCACTTTCTGACCGTCACCCCGGAAGGCGCGCACAAGGGCGCGGCCCTGACCCTGATCGCCGACCGGCTGGGGATTGCGCACGACCGTACCGTCGCGTTTGGGGACAGCGACAACGACGAGGCCATGCTGGAGGTCGCGGCGTTCGGGGTGCAGGTGGGCACGTTGCCGCTCCTGGCCCGGCACGCGTCGGCGCAGGTGCCTGAGCAGGCGCGGCTGGGCGAGTTTCTGCACGCCTGGGCCGACCGCCTTCAGGCTGCCGCGCCGGCATGA
- a CDS encoding CBS domain-containing protein, producing MTRMLDLDVHGSPVITKDGDLIGVVTLSDVSRTGLSNPVSAEAPHDPA from the coding sequence TTGACCCGCATGCTGGACCTTGACGTGCATGGCTCGCCGGTGATCACGAAGGACGGTGACCTGATCGGTGTGGTGACGCTCAGTGACGTGAGCCGCACAGGACTGAGTAACCCGGTCAGCGCGGAGGCGCCGCATGACCCGGCCTGA
- the lipB gene encoding lipoyl(octanoyl) transferase LipB → MTHPAFDVQDLGRLPYRDAWDLQKRTHASVVGGQVPPTLLLVEHPPVLTLGRKAREGANIIVTRDYLHAQGIEVVDVERGGDVTYHGPGQLVAYAIFPVGRRVVDFLRLLEQATISALHDLGLSDARPNPGYAGVYVTPRDVNGLPYDQKIASFGVAVQRHVALHGLALNVTANLQHFDLIVPCGLTQTHMTSVQREYDLRDLHRTASMSDAKAALTRAFQTTFASYDWTLPAAAAAGS, encoded by the coding sequence ATGACCCACCCCGCCTTCGACGTTCAGGACCTCGGCAGACTGCCGTACCGGGACGCCTGGGACCTTCAGAAACGCACCCACGCGAGCGTGGTGGGCGGGCAGGTGCCCCCCACGCTGCTGCTTGTGGAACACCCACCGGTGCTCACCCTGGGCCGCAAGGCCAGGGAAGGCGCCAACATCATCGTCACCCGCGACTACCTCCACGCCCAGGGGATCGAGGTCGTGGACGTGGAACGCGGTGGGGACGTCACGTACCACGGCCCCGGCCAGCTGGTCGCCTACGCCATCTTCCCGGTGGGCCGGCGCGTCGTGGACTTCCTGCGCCTCCTGGAACAGGCCACGATCAGCGCCCTGCACGACCTGGGACTCAGCGACGCCCGCCCCAATCCCGGGTACGCCGGCGTGTACGTCACGCCGCGCGACGTGAACGGCCTGCCGTACGATCAGAAAATCGCGTCGTTCGGCGTCGCCGTGCAGCGCCACGTGGCCCTGCACGGCCTGGCCCTGAATGTTACCGCCAACCTCCAGCACTTCGACCTGATCGTTCCCTGCGGCCTCACCCAGACGCACATGACCAGCGTGCAGCGCGAATACGATCTGCGCGACCTGCACCGAACGGCCAGCATGAGCGACGCGAAAGCCGCCCTGACCCGCGCCTTCCAGACCACCTTCGCCAGTTACGACTGGACGCTGCCCGCCGCCGCGGCAGCCGGGAGCTGA
- a CDS encoding 1,4-dihydroxy-6-naphthoate synthase, which yields MSPDAASSPALTTLDLPAVLDLGYSFCPNDTFIFHALHAGLVRGPLPVREVLEDVQTLNEWALAGRLPITKISYRAYFGVMDRYVALRAGGALGRGVGPLIVTRGDVQDLNGRTVASPGALTTAELLLRLVFPQVNVVRMRYDEVMPAVARGEHAGQPVDAGLIIHESRFTFHEYGLTRLLDLGAWWEADTGLPLPLGAILVRRDLPLDVQRGLNAAVRASLEYAYAHPEAARAYIRENALEMSDEVIQAHIDLYVNPFSLDVGAEGERAVRELHRRAVTVGAAPETGLPLFVG from the coding sequence ATGAGCCCGGACGCTGCTTCCTCCCCTGCCCTGACCACACTTGACCTGCCTGCGGTGCTGGACCTGGGGTACTCGTTCTGCCCGAATGACACGTTCATTTTTCACGCGCTGCACGCGGGGCTGGTGCGGGGGCCACTCCCGGTGCGGGAGGTGCTGGAGGACGTGCAGACCCTGAACGAGTGGGCGCTGGCGGGCCGACTGCCCATCACGAAAATCAGTTACCGCGCGTACTTCGGAGTGATGGACCGGTACGTGGCGCTGCGGGCCGGTGGGGCGCTGGGCCGCGGGGTAGGACCGCTCATCGTGACGCGCGGGGACGTGCAGGACCTGAACGGCCGCACGGTCGCGTCGCCGGGGGCGCTGACCACTGCAGAGTTGCTGCTGCGCCTGGTGTTCCCGCAGGTGAACGTGGTGCGCATGCGGTACGACGAGGTGATGCCGGCCGTGGCGCGCGGTGAGCATGCCGGGCAGCCTGTGGACGCCGGGCTGATCATTCACGAGTCGCGCTTCACGTTCCACGAGTACGGCCTGACACGCCTGCTGGACCTGGGCGCGTGGTGGGAGGCCGACACGGGTCTGCCACTGCCGCTGGGCGCAATCCTGGTGCGCCGGGACCTGCCGCTGGACGTGCAGCGCGGCCTGAACGCGGCGGTGCGGGCGAGCCTGGAGTACGCGTACGCTCATCCGGAAGCGGCGCGGGCGTACATCCGGGAGAACGCGCTGGAAATGTCGGACGAGGTGATTCAGGCGCACATTGACCTGTACGTAAATCCGTTCAGTCTGGACGTGGGAGCGGAGGGGGAGCGGGCCGTGCGGGAACTGCACCGCCGGGCGGTGACGGTGGGCGCCGCGCCGGAAACGGGATTGCCGCTGTTCGTGGGTTGA
- the ribF gene encoding riboflavin biosynthesis protein RibF, translating into MKTFVSPSQRPDTGTVVAVGSFDGVHLGHQALIAQLKAKAREHRVPSVVYTFDPPTRVLTQGVEFLSTLPEKLELLARYGVDETIAASFTPEFAARPKAAFLEDLRQLHPRTVVVGEDFHFGKGREGSAEDLRLVSPEVVVVPIHGLGGEDIKSTRVREYLKVGDVEGARRLLGRHYDAQGVVVEGDRLGRTIGWPTANIRVPDGKALPLGVFAVVAVGDHGRWHGMANVGFRPTVNGVDRRFEVHLFDFEGDLYGQELQVKFFAFLRGEERFSGLDALKAQIGRDAQAARVALTDVR; encoded by the coding sequence GTGAAGACCTTCGTCTCGCCGTCGCAGCGGCCGGACACAGGGACGGTGGTGGCGGTGGGGTCCTTTGACGGCGTTCACCTCGGGCATCAGGCGCTGATCGCGCAGCTGAAGGCCAAGGCGCGCGAGCACCGGGTGCCGAGCGTGGTGTACACCTTCGATCCGCCCACGCGGGTTCTGACGCAGGGCGTGGAATTCCTGTCGACCCTGCCGGAGAAACTGGAGCTGCTGGCCCGCTATGGGGTGGATGAAACGATTGCGGCGTCGTTCACTCCGGAGTTCGCGGCGCGGCCCAAGGCGGCGTTCCTGGAGGACCTGCGGCAGTTGCACCCCCGGACGGTGGTGGTCGGCGAGGACTTCCACTTTGGGAAGGGCCGCGAGGGAAGCGCCGAGGACCTGCGGCTGGTGTCGCCGGAGGTGGTGGTGGTCCCAATTCACGGTCTGGGCGGGGAGGACATCAAGAGCACCCGCGTGCGGGAGTACCTGAAGGTCGGGGACGTGGAGGGCGCCCGGCGCCTGCTGGGCCGGCATTACGACGCGCAGGGCGTGGTCGTGGAGGGTGACCGGCTGGGCCGCACGATCGGGTGGCCCACTGCGAACATCCGCGTGCCGGACGGCAAGGCGTTGCCACTGGGGGTGTTTGCGGTGGTGGCGGTCGGGGATCACGGGCGCTGGCATGGCATGGCGAACGTCGGGTTCCGGCCGACCGTGAACGGTGTGGATCGCCGGTTCGAGGTGCACCTGTTCGACTTCGAAGGGGACCTGTACGGGCAGGAACTGCAGGTGAAGTTCTTTGCGTTCCTGCGGGGCGAGGAACGGTTCAGCGGACTGGACGCCCTGAAGGCGCAGATCGGGCGGGACGCGCAGGCGGCGCGGGTGGCGCTGACTGACGTCCGCTGA
- the dgt gene encoding dGTP triphosphohydrolase: protein MFTRPDLEAREATTLAPYATLSRDHGGREHPEPESETRTAFQKDRDRVLHTTAFRRLEAKTQVFLSAAGDHYRTRLTHTLEVQQVARSVALTLGLNETLSETIALAHDLGHPPFGHAGERVLNALLEDEGGFNHNIQARRIVTLLEHPKSNYPGLNLTRDTLDGLNKHHRDGLGQPSLEAQLVDAADALAYTAHDLDDGLRSGLITPRQLAELPLWTELTRRAGITGHDLGERDRRTLHRGLLGWLIKDLTHASHDAIQTSGVQSVQAVRAQPARLITYSPDMRVLLRDTGTFLRENLYRHWRVEMQVEQATQVLTTLYRALLGRPSMLPPTYRARAAHSGGLPRATCDYLAGMTDRYALDTHATVTPSGSATVWPR, encoded by the coding sequence ATGTTCACCCGCCCCGACCTGGAAGCGCGTGAGGCCACCACCCTGGCCCCCTACGCCACCCTCAGCCGCGACCACGGCGGACGCGAACACCCTGAACCCGAAAGTGAAACCCGCACCGCCTTCCAGAAAGACCGCGACCGGGTGCTGCACACCACCGCCTTCCGCCGCCTGGAGGCCAAAACGCAGGTGTTTCTCTCCGCTGCCGGCGACCACTACCGCACCCGCCTCACCCACACCCTTGAGGTGCAGCAGGTGGCCCGCAGCGTCGCCCTGACTCTCGGGCTGAACGAAACCCTGTCCGAAACCATTGCCCTGGCCCACGATCTCGGCCACCCTCCCTTCGGGCACGCCGGAGAACGCGTCCTGAACGCCCTCCTCGAAGACGAGGGCGGCTTCAACCACAACATCCAGGCGCGGCGGATCGTCACGCTCCTTGAGCATCCCAAAAGCAATTACCCCGGCTTGAACCTGACGCGTGACACCCTCGACGGCCTGAACAAACATCACCGCGACGGCCTGGGCCAGCCCAGCCTTGAAGCGCAACTCGTGGACGCCGCTGACGCTCTGGCCTACACCGCCCACGACCTTGACGACGGCCTGCGCAGCGGCCTGATCACCCCCCGCCAGCTTGCCGAGCTGCCCCTCTGGACCGAACTGACCCGCCGCGCCGGCATCACCGGTCACGACCTCGGCGAACGCGACCGCCGCACGCTGCACCGCGGTCTGCTCGGCTGGCTCATCAAGGACCTCACCCACGCCAGCCACGACGCCATTCAGACCAGCGGCGTGCAGAGTGTCCAGGCGGTTCGCGCGCAGCCCGCCCGGCTCATCACGTACAGCCCCGACATGCGCGTCCTGCTGCGGGATACCGGCACCTTTCTGCGCGAGAACCTCTACCGGCACTGGCGCGTGGAGATGCAGGTCGAACAGGCCACGCAGGTGCTCACCACACTGTACCGCGCGCTGCTCGGCCGTCCCAGCATGCTGCCCCCCACCTACCGCGCACGCGCCGCGCACAGCGGCGGCCTGCCCCGCGCCACCTGCGATTACCTGGCCGGCATGACCGACCGCTACGCCCTGGACACCCACGCCACCGTCACGCCGAGCGGCTCGGCCACTGTATGGCCCCGCTGA
- a CDS encoding GNAT family N-acetyltransferase, producing the protein MPELVQPAGRYKASFLEAVREAQSSGSGLGDTLRFNVPDMQRDFPSFLAHLCRFAPGQPLPDGFVHSEYLWLVEGDTYLGRASVRHTLNDRLRQFGGHIGYEVRPSARRQGHATRILQLSLKRAHQLGIAQALLTCDADNTGSRRAIEKNAGVLEGEFRIDDHPKPFLRFWVPTHP; encoded by the coding sequence ATGCCAGAACTCGTCCAGCCCGCCGGGAGATACAAGGCCAGCTTCCTGGAAGCCGTTCGGGAAGCCCAGTCCAGCGGCAGCGGCCTGGGTGACACCCTGCGTTTCAACGTGCCGGACATGCAACGTGACTTTCCCTCCTTCCTCGCACACCTGTGCCGCTTCGCGCCCGGCCAGCCTCTCCCGGACGGCTTCGTGCACTCCGAGTACCTGTGGCTCGTCGAAGGCGACACGTACCTGGGCCGCGCCAGCGTCCGTCATACCCTGAACGACCGGCTGCGGCAGTTCGGTGGGCACATCGGGTACGAGGTCCGTCCCAGTGCGCGCCGGCAGGGCCACGCCACACGCATCCTCCAGCTCTCGCTCAAACGCGCCCATCAACTCGGTATCGCGCAGGCCCTGCTCACCTGCGACGCCGACAACACCGGGTCACGCCGCGCCATTGAGAAGAACGCAGGGGTCCTGGAGGGGGAGTTCCGGATTGACGACCACCCGAAACCGTTCCTGCGCTTCTGGGTGCCCACCCACCCATGA
- a CDS encoding NUDIX domain-containing protein gives MSGETTVVYDGRILKLELLDGKWEIVRHAHAVAILALNDRGEMLLVRQERRAVKAFTVEAPAGLIDAGETPEEAARRELQEEAGLDADMTLLTQFYSSPGFCDELLHVFEATNLRESSLPRDEDEEGMEVLWLPPARVLEGLRDGSLVGSASTVAAALYGAQRVGGA, from the coding sequence ATGAGCGGCGAAACGACAGTGGTGTACGACGGGCGGATCCTGAAGCTGGAACTGCTGGACGGCAAGTGGGAGATTGTGCGGCACGCGCACGCCGTGGCGATCCTGGCGCTGAATGACCGCGGGGAGATGCTGCTGGTGCGCCAGGAGCGCCGGGCGGTGAAGGCGTTCACGGTGGAGGCCCCGGCGGGTCTGATTGATGCGGGGGAAACGCCGGAGGAGGCGGCGCGCCGGGAGTTGCAGGAGGAGGCGGGGCTGGACGCAGACATGACGCTCCTGACGCAGTTCTATTCCAGCCCGGGGTTCTGCGATGAACTGCTGCACGTGTTCGAGGCGACGAACCTGCGTGAGAGCAGCCTGCCGCGTGATGAGGACGAGGAGGGTATGGAGGTGCTGTGGTTGCCGCCCGCGCGGGTGCTGGAGGGCCTGCGGGACGGGTCGCTGGTGGGCAGTGCGTCCACCGTGGCGGCGGCCCTGTACGGGGCGCAGCGGGTGGGGGGCGCGTGA
- a CDS encoding ABC transporter ATP-binding protein, which produces MTKQGAPAIPAIEVRGLYKRYGSSSVLEDVHLTVKPGEVYALTGPNGAGKTTLIRTMTGLAFPTDGEVRLLGRDVHTDGQRARAYLGAVVEAPAKFYPQFTGTQNLQIHASLSAMAPGGRRIGRDRIREVLALLELTRMADRRVEEFSLGQRQRLGVASAMLAEPKVLILDEPTSGLDPLGIGLIHRIVTSLATSGCAVVLSTHHLREIATYAHTVGILTGGRLVDTVDLRARQAAYRFRVDDPVGAAAVLERLPFVRRVSTRTPYAIAHLGGEARVPDALAHLHGEGIRVFEASPDHFDLYEYYRERVEQA; this is translated from the coding sequence GTGACAAAGCAAGGTGCGCCAGCCATCCCGGCCATTGAGGTCCGGGGGCTGTACAAGAGATACGGGTCAAGCAGCGTCCTGGAGGACGTGCACCTGACCGTTAAACCCGGCGAGGTGTACGCCCTGACCGGCCCGAACGGCGCGGGGAAAACCACCCTGATCCGCACCATGACGGGCCTCGCCTTCCCCACGGACGGCGAGGTCCGGCTGCTGGGCCGCGACGTGCATACCGACGGCCAGCGCGCCCGCGCGTACCTGGGTGCCGTGGTGGAGGCGCCTGCGAAGTTCTACCCGCAGTTCACGGGCACGCAGAATCTGCAGATTCACGCGAGCCTGTCTGCCATGGCGCCCGGTGGGCGGCGGATCGGCCGTGACCGGATCCGGGAGGTGCTGGCGCTGCTCGAACTGACCCGCATGGCCGACCGGCGCGTTGAGGAGTTCTCGCTGGGGCAGCGGCAGCGGCTGGGCGTGGCCAGCGCCATGCTGGCCGAACCGAAGGTCCTGATCCTGGACGAACCCACGAGCGGCCTTGATCCGCTGGGCATCGGCCTGATTCACCGGATTGTGACGAGCCTCGCCACGAGCGGCTGTGCGGTCGTGCTCAGCACGCACCACCTGCGGGAAATTGCCACGTACGCGCATACGGTCGGCATCCTGACCGGTGGGCGCCTGGTGGACACCGTGGACCTGCGCGCCCGGCAGGCCGCGTACCGCTTCCGGGTGGACGACCCGGTGGGCGCCGCGGCCGTGCTGGAGCGCCTGCCGTTCGTGCGGCGCGTGAGTACCCGCACGCCGTACGCCATCGCGCACCTGGGCGGCGAGGCGCGCGTCCCGGACGCCCTGGCGCACCTGCACGGCGAGGGCATCCGGGTGTTCGAGGCCAGCCCGGACCACTTTGACCTGTACGAGTACTACCGCGAGCGCGTGGAGCAAGCCTGA